The following coding sequences lie in one Acidobacteriota bacterium genomic window:
- a CDS encoding DUF92 domain-containing protein encodes MAGIGTLSGPGGIGIVTRSYSETRRKLLHIGMGGFALLLRVLTWQQAALGAIAALLFNLFVLPRLFGASLNRPADQSRGYPIGILLYPLAVLLLILAFPSRLDMVAAAWGILACGDGAATVAGRAWGRHPVPWQPQKSLEGLAAFVVFGGIAGVMLAWWTAPAVNPRPPIEFIVVAPLLAAVAAGLAETVPIQLDDNLTVPAVAGATLWLLGLVTADVWTVAQAVVWQQLPMALAVNSVAALGGWRVGTVRISGMLIGWTIGVVVYSCAGLGGWTLLFAAFLAAAVSSRLGLRKKALLGIAEERGGHRGGGNAFANTGLAAVAALAVVLTPYHDAALLVFVAVLATGGSDTVASEIGKAWGGKTYLITTFSHVRPGTPGGMSLEGTVAGVLAALALAMLGAWLHLIPVSLVWAVVAGAIAGSLVESALAATLEAPGIVNNDVLNFLNTATGAIVALVLMRVC; translated from the coding sequence GTGGCTGGCATCGGAACGCTTAGCGGTCCAGGGGGCATCGGCATCGTGACGCGCAGCTATTCGGAAACCCGGCGGAAGCTGCTGCACATCGGCATGGGCGGGTTTGCGCTGCTGCTGCGCGTGCTGACGTGGCAGCAGGCCGCGCTCGGTGCCATCGCCGCGCTCCTCTTTAATCTGTTCGTGCTGCCACGGCTTTTCGGCGCCTCGCTCAACCGGCCGGCCGACCAGTCGCGAGGGTACCCGATCGGCATCCTGCTCTATCCGCTCGCGGTGCTGCTGCTGATCCTGGCATTTCCATCGCGGCTCGACATGGTCGCCGCCGCGTGGGGCATCCTGGCGTGCGGCGACGGTGCTGCGACGGTTGCCGGGCGCGCGTGGGGACGCCATCCCGTGCCGTGGCAACCACAGAAGTCGCTGGAGGGCCTTGCCGCCTTCGTCGTCTTCGGCGGCATCGCGGGCGTGATGCTGGCCTGGTGGACCGCGCCAGCGGTCAACCCTCGCCCGCCCATCGAGTTCATCGTCGTGGCACCATTGCTCGCGGCGGTGGCCGCGGGACTGGCCGAGACGGTGCCCATCCAACTCGATGACAACCTGACGGTCCCGGCTGTCGCAGGCGCGACGCTGTGGCTGCTCGGGCTTGTCACCGCCGATGTGTGGACGGTGGCGCAAGCTGTCGTCTGGCAGCAGTTGCCCATGGCGCTGGCAGTCAATTCGGTCGCGGCTCTGGGAGGATGGCGCGTTGGGACGGTCCGCATCTCGGGCATGCTCATCGGCTGGACGATCGGCGTCGTCGTCTACAGTTGCGCCGGCCTGGGGGGATGGACGTTGCTCTTCGCGGCGTTTCTCGCGGCAGCCGTGTCGTCGAGGCTGGGCCTGAGGAAGAAGGCGCTACTCGGAATCGCCGAGGAGCGAGGTGGCCATCGCGGGGGTGGCAACGCGTTCGCAAACACGGGCCTCGCGGCGGTGGCGGCGCTGGCGGTTGTCCTCACGCCCTACCACGACGCGGCGCTACTAGTGTTTGTGGCCGTCCTGGCCACGGGCGGCAGCGATACGGTAGCCAGCGAAATCGGAAAGGCGTGGGGCGGCAAGACGTACTTGATCACGACGTTCTCGCATGTGCGACCCGGAACGCCAGGCGGGATGTCGCTCGAAGGCACGGTGGCTGGCGTGCTGGCGGCACTGGCGCTGGCCATGCTTGGCGCCTGGCTCCACTTGATCCCGGTGTCGTTGGTCTGGGCGGTCGTCGCGGGCGCCATCGCGGGGTCGCTTGTCGAGAGCGCATTGGCCGCGACGCTCGAGGCTCCCGGCATCGTCAACAACGACGTGCTCAATTTCCTCAACACCGCCACGGGCGCCATTGTGGCGCTTGTTCTGATGAGGGTGTGCTGA